In Dyadobacter subterraneus, a single genomic region encodes these proteins:
- a CDS encoding CHRD domain-containing protein: MNRLTSMKKFAFIGICVLGVAWGCKDDDDDVTPPVDVLPTLKVTTTLSGANERPANTLTATGTVDGTLDQETNILKLNIAYSDTATSDSTAGDSTTAFIPTAWHIHKGAVDSTGAVVIDFGTTFTNPFAFTDTLTADQVTDLKAGLYYVNIHTKEYPNGAIRGQLSAKE, encoded by the coding sequence ATGAACAGATTGACAAGTATGAAGAAATTTGCGTTTATAGGTATTTGCGTATTAGGGGTGGCGTGGGGCTGTAAAGATGACGATGACGATGTAACACCACCAGTAGATGTTTTGCCAACTTTAAAAGTTACCACCACACTTTCAGGAGCGAACGAAAGGCCTGCAAACACATTAACAGCTACCGGTACAGTGGACGGAACGTTGGATCAGGAAACCAACATTTTGAAATTAAATATTGCTTACAGCGACACCGCCACCTCGGATTCAACCGCGGGAGATTCTACCACTGCTTTTATACCAACTGCATGGCATATTCATAAGGGAGCCGTTGATTCCACTGGTGCAGTAGTAATAGATTTCGGAACAACATTTACCAATCCATTCGCATTTACAGATACGCTTACGGCAGATCAGGTTACCGATTTGAAGGCCGGTCTGTACTATGTCAACATTCATACAAAGGAATATCCAAACGGAGCTATTCGCGGGCAATTGTCAGCGAAGGAATAA